In Asanoa sp. WMMD1127, one genomic interval encodes:
- a CDS encoding ABC transporter ATP-binding protein: MTRQLPVAEAWEVRRYARRLVRRHPRQLALAIGLHGLAAVAGLVAPRLLGNLVEGLSTGTTTRAVDEVAIAIAAFVVTQAVLTRFAAFCSARLGERVLAELREEFVDRVLAIPLSTVERAGTGDLLTRTSRDVSALSHSVRFAMPETLIAIVTAAFVVGAIILTSPLLALPCLIAAPMLWYGTRWYLRRAPAGYLRENAAYSDITDGISETVEGSRTTEALRLQDRRRARTDTDIARSYAAERYTLMLRTVWFPIVEVGYVVPVVATLLIGGWFYLEGWVTLGQVTAATLYVQALVDPLDRLLSWLDELQVGGASLARLLGVAGKPAPAAETVPAPRGERLVAKDVRYAYVEGRDVLHGIDLTIEPGERLAMVGPSGAGKSTLGRLLAGIHAPTGGSITVGGVPLASLPLDELRSHVALVTQEHHVFIGTVRDNLVMARPGATDDEVRTALAAVDALDWVAALPSDLDTVVGTGGYSVPPAQAQQLALARLVLADPHTLVLDEATSLIDPRAARHLERSLAAVLQGRTVIAIAHRLFSAHDADRVAVVEDGRITELGSHAELVAAGGSYAALWRSWHGDDGPSDRIRRESPYSTVA, encoded by the coding sequence ATGACAAGACAGCTCCCTGTCGCAGAAGCGTGGGAGGTGCGGCGCTATGCGCGCCGACTGGTCCGCCGCCATCCCCGTCAGCTCGCGCTCGCGATTGGGCTGCACGGGCTGGCCGCGGTCGCGGGCCTCGTCGCCCCGCGGCTGCTGGGCAACCTGGTTGAGGGACTGTCCACCGGCACCACCACCCGAGCCGTCGACGAGGTGGCGATCGCCATCGCCGCGTTCGTGGTGACGCAGGCGGTGCTGACCCGGTTCGCCGCCTTCTGCTCGGCCCGGCTGGGCGAGCGGGTGCTGGCCGAGCTGCGGGAGGAGTTCGTCGACCGGGTCCTCGCCATCCCACTGTCCACCGTGGAGCGGGCCGGCACCGGTGACCTGCTCACCCGTACGTCCCGCGATGTCTCGGCCCTGTCGCACAGCGTGCGGTTCGCCATGCCCGAGACGCTGATCGCCATTGTCACCGCGGCGTTCGTGGTCGGCGCGATCATCCTCACCAGCCCGCTGCTGGCGCTGCCCTGCCTGATCGCGGCGCCGATGCTCTGGTACGGCACCCGCTGGTACCTGCGCCGCGCGCCCGCCGGCTACCTGCGGGAGAACGCCGCCTACTCCGACATCACCGACGGCATCAGCGAAACGGTCGAGGGGTCGCGCACCACCGAGGCGCTGCGTCTGCAGGATCGCCGCCGGGCCCGCACCGACACCGACATCGCCCGGTCCTACGCGGCCGAGCGCTACACGCTGATGCTGCGCACGGTCTGGTTCCCCATCGTCGAGGTCGGCTACGTGGTGCCGGTGGTGGCCACGCTGCTGATCGGCGGCTGGTTCTACCTGGAGGGCTGGGTGACGCTGGGCCAGGTGACCGCGGCGACGCTCTACGTGCAGGCGCTCGTCGACCCGCTCGACCGGCTGCTGTCGTGGCTCGACGAGCTCCAGGTCGGCGGGGCCTCGCTGGCCCGGCTGCTCGGCGTGGCGGGCAAACCGGCCCCGGCTGCCGAGACGGTGCCGGCGCCGCGCGGTGAGCGGTTGGTGGCCAAGGACGTGCGATACGCCTATGTGGAGGGTCGCGACGTCCTGCACGGCATCGACCTGACGATCGAGCCCGGCGAGCGGCTGGCCATGGTCGGCCCGTCCGGCGCCGGCAAGTCGACGCTGGGCCGCCTGCTGGCCGGGATCCACGCGCCCACCGGCGGCTCGATCACCGTCGGCGGGGTTCCGCTGGCGTCGTTGCCGCTCGACGAGCTGCGCTCGCACGTCGCGCTGGTGACGCAGGAGCACCACGTCTTCATCGGTACGGTCCGCGACAACCTGGTGATGGCCCGGCCGGGCGCCACCGACGACGAGGTCCGGACGGCGCTGGCCGCGGTCGACGCGCTCGACTGGGTCGCCGCGCTGCCGTCCGATTTGGACACCGTGGTCGGCACGGGTGGCTACTCGGTGCCGCCGGCCCAGGCCCAGCAGCTGGCCCTGGCCCGGCTGGTGCTGGCCGACCCGCACACGCTGGTGCTCGACGAGGCCACCTCGCTGATCGACCCGCGGGCGGCCCGGCACCTCGAGCGGTCACTCGCCGCGGTTCTCCAGGGGCGCACGGTGATCGCCATCGCGCACCGGCTGTTCTCGGCGCACGACGCCGACCGGGTCGCGGTGGTGGAGGACGGCCGGATCACAGAGCTGGGTTCCCATGCCGAGCTGGTCGCGGCCGGAGGCTCGTACGCCGCGCTCTGGCGCTCCTGGCACGGGGACGACGGCCCTTCCGACCGTATTCGGCGCGAAAGTCCTTATTCGACAGTGGCGTAA